One Pectobacterium colocasium DNA segment encodes these proteins:
- a CDS encoding amino acid adenylation domain-containing protein — protein sequence MASARVLHTLFEQQWHQTPDAIALRSDTEILTYRQLEQRANTMASELLLRGVKPKDVVGIYLNKSPNLIVSLLGVLKTGACYLPLDPYYPHERLDYMVNHADARLVITDDEHALKLAPGHREIVDINQLDLSTQATPALPTVSEEDLCYVMYTSGSTGTPKGVMVSHRTVINYLAWMQSAFGLHHEDVVLNQSTFSFDVSVWEIFWPLIAGASCAVITEDAKYDPLLLAEFMCRHQVTVAQFVPTALRVIVDAHVLSRCTSLCHIFSGGEALDQTLVNDLSLQYPRKIHNLYGPTEATIFACHWHCQPGAEEKIAPIGRPIPHAIAYVLDDAQQPVGAGESGELYLAGDILAKGYLHAEKLTQERFVDDPFSHQSGQKMYRTGDWVKQRADGVLEFIGRIDSQVKLRGHRIELAEIETHLQALPQINHAAVILEKRPESVAPSLSAFYVLRHQKRIDIQEIKAHLAKILPFFMVPSHFVALEKMPTHPNGKIDKSKLCSYVNN from the coding sequence ATGGCATCGGCAAGAGTGCTCCATACCTTATTTGAACAGCAGTGGCATCAGACGCCGGACGCCATCGCCCTGAGAAGCGATACCGAAATATTGACCTATCGGCAATTGGAACAACGTGCAAACACCATGGCGAGCGAGCTATTGCTGCGGGGCGTAAAGCCGAAGGATGTTGTCGGTATTTATTTGAATAAAAGCCCGAATCTGATCGTCAGCCTGCTCGGCGTATTGAAAACCGGTGCGTGCTATTTACCGCTTGATCCTTACTATCCACACGAGCGTCTGGATTATATGGTCAATCATGCCGATGCACGTCTGGTGATCACTGACGATGAACACGCGCTTAAGCTAGCGCCGGGCCACCGTGAGATCGTTGACATCAACCAGCTCGATCTGAGCACACAGGCTACCCCAGCGCTTCCCACCGTCAGCGAGGAAGACCTGTGCTACGTGATGTATACCTCCGGTTCTACCGGAACGCCAAAGGGTGTTATGGTCAGTCATCGCACGGTGATCAATTATCTGGCATGGATGCAAAGCGCCTTCGGACTGCATCACGAAGACGTTGTACTTAATCAATCCACGTTCAGTTTTGACGTCTCGGTGTGGGAAATTTTCTGGCCGCTGATCGCCGGAGCCAGCTGTGCGGTGATCACCGAAGACGCCAAGTACGATCCGCTATTGCTGGCAGAATTTATGTGCCGCCATCAGGTCACGGTTGCTCAATTCGTACCGACGGCGCTGCGCGTTATTGTCGATGCACACGTGCTATCCCGCTGCACATCCCTATGCCATATCTTTTCTGGCGGCGAGGCGCTCGATCAAACACTGGTTAACGATCTTTCCCTGCAATATCCGAGGAAAATCCACAACCTCTACGGCCCAACCGAGGCCACAATATTTGCCTGCCACTGGCACTGCCAGCCGGGAGCAGAGGAGAAAATTGCCCCGATTGGCAGACCAATCCCGCACGCCATCGCTTATGTACTGGACGACGCGCAGCAGCCTGTCGGTGCCGGGGAAAGCGGCGAGCTCTATCTGGCAGGAGATATTCTGGCCAAAGGCTACCTGCATGCAGAAAAGCTGACGCAGGAACGATTTGTCGATGATCCGTTTAGCCATCAGTCTGGGCAGAAAATGTATAGAACCGGTGACTGGGTTAAGCAACGAGCCGATGGCGTGCTGGAGTTCATTGGACGAATAGACAGCCAGGTTAAATTACGCGGACACCGTATTGAGCTGGCGGAAATAGAAACGCACTTGCAGGCGCTGCCACAAATTAACCACGCCGCCGTTATTCTCGAAAAGCGCCCGGAAAGCGTAGCGCCATCGCTCTCCGCGTTTTATGTATTACGGCATCAAAAGCGCATCGATATTCAGGAGATAAAAGCACACCTTGCCAAGATCCTGCCTTTCTTCATGGTGCCTTCCCATTTCGTCGCGTTGGAAAAAATGCCCACGCATCCCAATGGAAAAATTGATAAATCCAAACTGTGTTCCTATGTAAATAACTAA
- a CDS encoding IS110 family transposase, whose protein sequence is MSLPDLLHIGIDVSKASLDIAMGSALPPFSASNDLDGFDAIQAELAKHSVSLILMEATGGLEAPLACSLQAAGFEVVVINPRQARDFARAMGYLAKTDRIDAKVLAQMAEVIDRHPERERFIQPLPDIQRQALAALVTRRRQLVTMLVAENNRLASAHPQSRKSIKTIINALKHELARIDHDMNKHVQSHFKALSDLLGSVKGVGTTTISTLLAELPELGTLSRRQISALVGVAPLNRDSGKMRGKRTIFGGRASIRSVLYMAALVATRFNPVIKDFYTRLVNAGKPKKVALVACMRKLLTILNAMLKTGQAWDNDFHRATP, encoded by the coding sequence ATGAGTCTGCCAGATTTACTTCACATCGGTATTGATGTTTCCAAAGCCTCCCTCGATATCGCTATGGGTTCTGCATTGCCGCCCTTTTCCGCCAGTAATGACCTCGATGGCTTTGACGCTATTCAGGCTGAACTGGCAAAACATTCAGTTTCTCTTATCCTCATGGAGGCCACCGGCGGACTCGAAGCTCCACTGGCTTGTTCGTTACAAGCTGCTGGTTTTGAGGTCGTCGTTATCAATCCCCGCCAGGCAAGAGACTTCGCTCGCGCCATGGGATATCTGGCTAAAACCGACCGCATTGACGCCAAAGTATTAGCGCAAATGGCTGAGGTCATTGACCGACATCCTGAGCGTGAACGTTTCATTCAACCCCTGCCAGATATTCAACGTCAGGCTCTGGCCGCTCTCGTCACGCGGCGACGTCAACTCGTTACCATGCTTGTGGCAGAGAATAACCGACTTGCTTCGGCTCACCCTCAGTCCCGCAAGAGCATAAAGACGATCATTAATGCCCTGAAACACGAACTCGCTCGAATTGACCACGACATGAACAAACATGTTCAAAGCCATTTCAAAGCGCTTTCTGATTTACTTGGCAGCGTCAAAGGCGTTGGGACGACCACCATCTCTACCCTTCTGGCTGAGTTGCCCGAACTGGGGACACTTTCCCGTCGGCAGATAAGTGCGCTGGTAGGCGTTGCCCCTTTAAACCGGGACTCTGGGAAAATGCGCGGCAAACGGACAATATTTGGCGGAAGAGCCAGCATACGTAGCGTGTTGTATATGGCCGCGCTGGTTGCCACACGTTTTAATCCGGTGATTAAAGATTTTTATACCCGCCTTGTGAACGCGGGTAAGCCGAAAAAAGTCGCGCTTGTCGCGTGTATGCGTAAACTTCTGACTATTCTGAACGCGATGCTCAAAACGGGTCAGGCTTGGGACAACGATTTTCATCGAGCTACCCCATGA
- a CDS encoding type I polyketide synthase, which translates to MKQQEQFRDKDIAIVGMSARFPGAEDTAIFWQNLLDGVETISTFSEEELRESGIEEEMIASPNYIRRRGILGNAQHFDANFFDITPRDAEIMDPQHRVFLECCWHAFEDAGYVPATYPGKVGIFGGTGTAWHLSKANAHPEVQKYASGASVVTNNDKDYVTTRVSYKLNLKGPSVNVQTACSTAMVAVVMGMNSLLNGESDLIVAGGVSVDTPERRGYSYMQGGMESADGRCYAFDSRANGTVFSRGAGVVLLKRLNDAVRDGDHIYAVLKGGAVNNDGNLKAGFTAPSISGQIAVAKQAIANAELDPATINFVEAHGTATALGDPIEFTSLTQTFQEYTDKTQYCRLGSVKTNIGHTDAASGMASLIKASLALETGKLPASLHFESPNPNIEFETSPFIMNTELSELEPSETPHRALVNSFGVGGTNACIILEAAPPLKASDTHDDNLLVFPFSAKSRTALEDMKHRLREYLSAHDDANLADIAYTLQVGRQRFSHSTAIIGKDRDALLAKLDQPSLVVTQQGKNQKSVVFMFPGQGNQYVNMARELYDTYDVFRASMDQCCDYLEPILDVNLTSIIFQDSDDTAESRINETQFTQPSLFVVEYSLAKLWMSWGIQPDVMIGHSVGEYVAACLSGVFSLEDALKAVALRGKMVQALPAGDMLAVLLDEESLKAKLHGSKLEIAAVNYPGLCVIAGASNDVARFQQQLEDSNVFCKHLDTSHAFHSHMMEPMLPAFKKVIDSIKLHAPKIPIVSTVNGEWLSEDIAKSSDYWVEHVRNTVLFSHGFKTLMADEHHDFVFLEVGPGRSLESSAKQHFSAEDGALIYASLPTAKDVALSGEHLLSTLGALWASGVNVPWHQHHPEQHRRRIPLPGYPFERKRFALPALSSASSDAQSEQSVKAKKRKQADIGDWFYMPTWKKTIPAKYMAGKRVEAENTCWLLLTDTLGIAERAKQLLEKDGHKVFFVSPGTQYQEALSEGRYTLNASSRTDYVQLLKSLTEQGLRPSRILYLWNLTAAEQVQPLEHTYLSSPLNAFYPALYLQQALVNENLLDDLHVTFATSNTFSVMGERIASPENALLVGPSRVFYHEYPEVQCHLVDIDLKQNAEQLDEFAHCLIAESHIATHGNLVAYRGNQRWEESYQAVHLEEDTIGDPVEIKNDGVYLITGGLGGLGILVANHLSETSNATIILTYRSALPPREAWHNWIQQHPVDDPTSEKLASILRLEAHGNAVHLAPVDVCDYQGMRSMLSTFPHIDGVFHTAGVPGGGIIPLKSDADCANVLDPKVAGSLILDELLQDKQPDFFILFSSITAIVGDEARIDYCSGNAFMDAFAHYRNQHRRGRTVSINWGQWGDVGMAARWNKQLEEKKNSKMPVAEAITGDLLTLIARENMQEIYQVNLTVNDWVIDEHRLAKQPSLVGATILSLLHEFMTCFKPQESLQVKNLMLTKPVIYTDAWPRQMRLFITSEGKGYKFSLKTRGVLELAWQEHAFGGIAHGAPTVDLTPLSTDAIKQRCTTKVPYAPFITELDNANTGENFLSFSQRWNNHREIVQGHNEWLIHKVLSNDYTHDLTRYPYHPALIDATAISCLALITQENFLPISYGKMTFLSPLGQECYVHVRLKQAYQPQDNAIVMDITFLSPEGVPLLVLENYTLMKMTMGNQLATSENTSTAAKAAVKVNLADKDILLPEGLDAIKRQLAHLEFEQLVVVTSDLDQLIYESIPEQETPEFILQDSDATEGYARPALSVDYVAPENDIEKEIVKVWQSILGISGIGVNDSFTELGGNSLLAVQVVSTVSGIFEIDIRVDLFYQNQTVQGLATLILTELETLLQE; encoded by the coding sequence ATGAAACAGCAAGAACAGTTCCGCGATAAGGATATTGCCATTGTAGGCATGTCGGCGCGCTTTCCCGGAGCAGAAGATACCGCGATATTTTGGCAAAACCTGTTGGACGGCGTGGAGACGATCAGCACATTCAGTGAAGAAGAACTGAGGGAGTCAGGCATTGAAGAAGAGATGATCGCCTCGCCCAACTATATTCGCCGCCGGGGAATTTTGGGCAACGCACAGCACTTTGACGCTAATTTTTTTGATATTACGCCCCGCGATGCCGAAATTATGGATCCACAGCATCGTGTCTTTTTGGAATGTTGCTGGCACGCGTTTGAAGATGCCGGCTACGTCCCTGCCACCTACCCTGGAAAAGTGGGTATATTCGGCGGAACGGGAACCGCCTGGCATTTGAGTAAAGCAAATGCCCATCCTGAAGTACAGAAGTACGCCAGCGGCGCATCGGTCGTCACCAACAATGATAAAGATTACGTAACGACCCGAGTGTCTTACAAGCTCAACCTCAAAGGGCCAAGTGTTAACGTACAAACCGCTTGTTCAACTGCGATGGTCGCCGTCGTGATGGGTATGAACAGCCTGCTGAATGGGGAAAGCGATCTGATCGTCGCAGGCGGCGTTTCCGTGGATACGCCAGAGCGCCGGGGTTACTCCTATATGCAAGGCGGTATGGAATCCGCCGATGGCCGTTGCTATGCCTTCGACTCGCGAGCCAACGGTACGGTATTCAGTCGTGGTGCTGGCGTGGTGTTATTGAAACGTCTGAATGACGCCGTACGCGACGGCGACCATATTTACGCCGTGCTGAAAGGCGGCGCAGTGAATAACGATGGTAACCTGAAAGCCGGTTTTACCGCACCGAGCATCAGCGGACAAATCGCCGTTGCCAAACAGGCGATCGCTAATGCGGAGCTTGATCCCGCTACCATCAACTTTGTTGAAGCTCACGGCACCGCGACGGCGCTAGGCGATCCTATTGAATTCACCTCGCTCACACAGACGTTTCAGGAATATACCGACAAAACCCAGTATTGCCGTCTGGGTTCGGTGAAAACCAACATCGGCCATACGGACGCGGCATCTGGCATGGCCAGCCTCATCAAAGCCTCACTGGCGCTGGAAACCGGCAAGTTACCCGCCTCTCTCCATTTCGAATCGCCAAATCCTAACATTGAGTTCGAAACCAGCCCGTTCATCATGAATACCGAACTCAGTGAACTGGAACCGTCGGAAACACCGCACCGCGCACTGGTGAACTCTTTTGGCGTCGGCGGCACCAATGCCTGCATCATTCTGGAAGCAGCACCACCGCTAAAAGCTAGCGATACTCATGACGACAATCTGCTGGTTTTCCCTTTCTCCGCGAAAAGCCGCACGGCGCTGGAAGACATGAAACATCGCCTGCGTGAGTACCTCAGTGCGCATGACGATGCCAATCTGGCAGATATCGCCTACACCCTACAGGTAGGGAGACAAAGGTTCTCTCACAGCACAGCCATTATCGGGAAGGATCGCGATGCCCTGCTAGCCAAGCTGGATCAGCCTTCACTGGTGGTGACGCAGCAGGGGAAAAACCAAAAATCCGTCGTGTTTATGTTCCCAGGGCAGGGCAACCAGTATGTCAATATGGCGCGTGAACTGTACGACACCTACGACGTCTTCAGGGCGAGCATGGATCAATGCTGTGACTATCTGGAACCGATTCTGGACGTCAATCTGACGTCAATTATTTTTCAGGACAGCGACGATACCGCCGAGTCCCGAATCAATGAAACCCAGTTTACCCAGCCATCCCTGTTCGTGGTGGAGTACAGTCTGGCAAAACTGTGGATGTCGTGGGGCATTCAGCCGGATGTCATGATTGGGCACAGCGTGGGGGAATACGTGGCAGCCTGTCTTTCCGGCGTGTTCTCACTGGAAGATGCGCTGAAAGCCGTGGCGCTGCGGGGCAAGATGGTACAGGCATTGCCCGCAGGGGATATGCTTGCTGTTCTGCTCGATGAAGAGAGCTTGAAGGCCAAACTTCACGGCAGCAAGCTGGAAATTGCGGCGGTTAACTACCCTGGACTCTGCGTCATCGCCGGTGCTTCAAACGATGTCGCACGTTTCCAACAGCAGTTGGAAGACAGCAATGTCTTCTGCAAACATCTGGATACTTCACACGCGTTCCACTCACACATGATGGAACCCATGCTGCCTGCCTTCAAAAAGGTCATCGACAGCATCAAGCTCCATGCGCCGAAAATCCCTATTGTCTCGACCGTCAACGGCGAATGGCTGAGTGAAGACATCGCTAAAAGCAGCGATTATTGGGTTGAGCACGTTCGCAACACCGTTCTGTTCTCTCATGGCTTCAAAACGCTGATGGCTGACGAACATCATGACTTCGTGTTCCTTGAAGTTGGACCGGGGCGTTCACTGGAGTCGTCCGCCAAGCAGCATTTCAGCGCAGAAGATGGTGCCTTGATTTATGCTTCATTACCCACGGCAAAAGATGTTGCGTTATCCGGCGAGCATCTGCTCTCAACGCTCGGCGCGCTTTGGGCAAGCGGCGTAAACGTTCCCTGGCATCAGCATCATCCAGAACAGCACCGTCGCCGCATCCCGCTGCCCGGCTATCCTTTCGAGCGTAAACGCTTCGCCCTGCCGGCGCTGTCGTCAGCCAGCTCTGATGCGCAAAGTGAGCAATCCGTTAAGGCTAAAAAGCGGAAACAGGCGGACATCGGCGATTGGTTTTATATGCCGACCTGGAAGAAAACCATTCCAGCGAAATATATGGCGGGCAAACGCGTTGAAGCAGAGAACACCTGCTGGCTGCTCCTGACGGATACGTTGGGTATCGCCGAACGTGCAAAGCAATTGCTGGAAAAAGACGGGCATAAGGTCTTTTTCGTCAGCCCGGGAACACAGTATCAGGAAGCGCTTTCCGAAGGCCGATACACCCTCAACGCATCCTCGCGCACTGACTACGTCCAGCTACTGAAAAGCCTGACAGAACAAGGGTTACGCCCATCACGTATCCTGTACCTATGGAACCTGACGGCAGCGGAACAGGTCCAGCCGCTTGAGCACACTTATCTCTCCTCGCCGCTGAACGCGTTCTACCCAGCCCTCTATCTCCAGCAGGCGCTGGTGAACGAGAATTTACTGGACGATCTGCATGTGACCTTCGCCACCAGCAACACGTTCAGCGTGATGGGGGAACGCATCGCTTCCCCAGAGAATGCGTTACTGGTCGGGCCTTCGCGCGTGTTCTATCACGAATATCCTGAAGTGCAATGCCACCTGGTGGATATCGATCTCAAACAAAACGCCGAACAGCTTGATGAATTTGCCCACTGTCTGATTGCAGAAAGCCATATCGCAACACACGGCAACCTGGTGGCTTACCGCGGAAACCAGCGCTGGGAAGAAAGTTATCAGGCCGTGCATTTGGAAGAGGACACGATAGGCGACCCTGTTGAGATAAAAAATGACGGTGTTTACCTGATTACTGGTGGCCTTGGCGGCCTAGGAATACTGGTCGCCAATCATCTGAGTGAAACAAGTAACGCAACGATAATTCTGACATATCGTTCCGCTCTACCGCCGCGTGAAGCATGGCACAATTGGATCCAACAGCACCCTGTCGATGATCCTACCAGTGAAAAACTGGCAAGCATTTTACGTCTGGAAGCGCATGGCAACGCAGTGCATTTAGCACCGGTGGATGTCTGTGACTATCAGGGAATGCGCAGCATGCTATCCACATTCCCGCATATCGATGGGGTGTTCCATACTGCGGGTGTACCAGGTGGCGGCATCATTCCTTTGAAGAGCGACGCCGATTGCGCCAACGTGCTCGATCCTAAAGTCGCAGGTTCGCTCATTCTGGATGAGCTGCTGCAAGACAAGCAGCCTGACTTCTTTATTCTGTTCTCCTCCATTACCGCAATTGTGGGCGATGAAGCCCGCATCGATTACTGCTCTGGCAACGCGTTTATGGATGCCTTTGCACATTATCGCAACCAGCATCGTCGTGGCCGCACGGTATCAATAAATTGGGGACAATGGGGCGATGTCGGCATGGCTGCCCGTTGGAACAAACAGTTAGAAGAGAAGAAAAACAGCAAAATGCCTGTAGCTGAGGCAATCACGGGGGACTTACTCACGCTCATTGCACGTGAAAATATGCAGGAAATCTATCAGGTCAACCTCACCGTAAACGACTGGGTTATTGATGAGCACCGCCTTGCGAAACAGCCCTCATTGGTGGGAGCAACGATCTTATCGCTGCTGCATGAGTTCATGACGTGCTTTAAGCCTCAGGAAAGCCTTCAGGTCAAAAACCTGATGCTGACTAAGCCCGTTATCTATACCGACGCCTGGCCACGACAGATGAGGCTATTCATCACGTCAGAGGGGAAAGGCTATAAGTTCAGCCTCAAGACTCGAGGTGTACTTGAACTAGCATGGCAAGAGCACGCCTTCGGTGGAATCGCCCACGGCGCGCCAACGGTTGACCTTACACCACTATCGACTGATGCCATTAAACAGCGCTGCACCACGAAGGTTCCCTACGCGCCGTTTATCACTGAGCTGGACAATGCCAACACGGGTGAAAATTTCCTGTCGTTCAGCCAGCGCTGGAACAACCACCGTGAGATCGTTCAAGGTCATAACGAATGGCTGATCCACAAGGTGCTGAGTAACGACTATACGCACGATCTGACCCGCTACCCATACCACCCTGCGCTGATTGATGCCACGGCAATATCCTGTCTGGCGCTGATTACACAGGAAAATTTCCTGCCTATCAGCTATGGCAAGATGACCTTCTTATCGCCACTGGGGCAAGAGTGTTACGTCCACGTCAGGCTCAAGCAGGCTTATCAGCCGCAGGATAACGCCATCGTCATGGATATCACGTTCCTTTCACCAGAGGGCGTTCCGCTGCTGGTACTGGAAAATTACACGCTGATGAAGATGACGATGGGCAACCAACTCGCTACATCCGAAAACACATCAACAGCAGCGAAAGCCGCAGTAAAAGTGAATTTGGCAGATAAAGACATTCTGTTGCCAGAAGGGCTGGATGCAATAAAACGCCAGCTCGCACATCTGGAATTTGAACAGTTAGTCGTTGTTACCAGCGATCTGGACCAGCTCATTTATGAGTCGATCCCTGAGCAGGAAACGCCTGAGTTCATCTTGCAGGATAGCGATGCTACGGAAGGATATGCCAGACCCGCTCTTTCTGTGGATTACGTTGCACCAGAAAATGACATTGAGAAAGAGATCGTCAAAGTCTGGCAGTCCATTCTGGGGATTTCGGGTATCGGCGTTAACGATAGCTTTACTGAACTGGGCGGAAATTCGCTGCTGGCAGTACAGGTTGTATCTACCGTTTCGGGCATCTTTGAAATCGATATCCGTGTTGATCTCTTTTACCAGAACCAGACCGTGCAAGGGTTAGCAACGCTGATCCTTACTGAACTGGAAACCTTATTGCAGGAATAA
- a CDS encoding phosphopantetheine-binding protein translates to MSNDKAILPSEIEKNIISIWRTVLNNPQVSIQENFFDAGGNSLLMSKVYREIKNKMESPISIVDLFQYPTVQMLSKRISEIHAGKSSSKK, encoded by the coding sequence ATGTCAAACGACAAAGCAATATTACCTTCCGAGATAGAAAAAAATATTATTTCTATCTGGCGAACCGTACTCAATAATCCGCAGGTCTCTATTCAAGAGAATTTCTTCGATGCAGGAGGAAACTCTCTGCTTATGTCCAAAGTTTATCGGGAAATAAAAAACAAAATGGAGTCACCGATCTCTATTGTTGATTTATTCCAATACCCAACGGTACAGATGCTAAGCAAGCGTATTAGCGAAATACACGCTGGGAAATCAAGCAGCAAGAAGTAA
- a CDS encoding DUF2589 domain-containing protein, producing MDSQFIGSVINALPLENMISGPLQAMINAQVQASKAYTDFLLSVCIQNNKAVAIQFDYDETLIDESGVAKGAVTKTMRIPLIAAITHPIISIEEGTIDFELEVTQSESSSDDTGEDGNLAAALGWGPFKVKMAGRVSHKSAQTRATDTRAKYSIHTQVKRQPAPEVLMRVIDFLTDAATRPSTPAGENVLQTAENIAPPASAEQQEASS from the coding sequence ATGGATTCGCAATTTATCGGTTCGGTTATTAATGCATTACCACTGGAAAATATGATTAGCGGGCCTTTACAGGCAATGATTAACGCACAGGTTCAAGCCAGCAAAGCCTATACGGATTTTTTATTATCCGTATGCATTCAGAATAATAAAGCCGTTGCTATCCAATTCGATTACGACGAAACGCTTATTGATGAAAGCGGAGTCGCAAAAGGCGCGGTGACAAAAACGATGCGCATACCGCTCATTGCCGCCATTACCCATCCGATTATTTCTATTGAAGAAGGGACAATCGACTTCGAACTTGAAGTGACACAGAGCGAATCGTCATCTGATGACACCGGAGAAGACGGCAATCTGGCCGCTGCACTGGGGTGGGGACCTTTCAAGGTCAAAATGGCCGGTCGGGTCTCACACAAGTCGGCGCAAACCCGGGCTACAGATACACGCGCTAAATACAGCATTCACACGCAGGTAAAACGCCAACCCGCGCCTGAAGTGCTCATGCGTGTTATCGATTTTCTGACCGATGCCGCAACCAGACCCAGCACTCCCGCAGGGGAAAACGTGTTACAGACAGCAGAAAACATAGCCCCACCCGCATCTGCGGAGCAGCAAGAAGCATCATCATAA